The following proteins come from a genomic window of Nicotiana tomentosiformis chromosome 12, ASM39032v3, whole genome shotgun sequence:
- the LOC138902480 gene encoding uncharacterized protein, which translates to MGIQSSPVCPLCEQDQESTQHLFFECNVAAKIWQQILKWQGIKRVVLGWNEEISWTVSNANGKRGKAEIYRMTLSGSIYYVWLERNLKLLQNKRRPEDVITKMIIQDVHCRGSKLPRLTKQMASLNFYP; encoded by the coding sequence ATGGGGATCCAAAGTAGTCCAGTATGCCCCCTGTGTGAGCAAGACCAAGAAAGCACTCAACACCTATTCTTTGAGTGCAATGTGGCAGCTAAAATATGGCAGCAAATTCTAAAGTGGCAAGGTATTAAAAGAGTTGTATTGGGGTGGAATGAGGAGATATCATGGACAGTTAGCAATGCAAATGGTAAACGTGGGAAAGCTGAAATCTATAGGATGACTCTCTCTGGGAGCATTTATTACGTTTGGCTGGAAAGAAACCTAAAATTGTTGCAAAACAAGAGAAGACCAGAGGATGTGATTACAAAGATGATCATACAAGATGTACACTGCAGAGGGAGTAAACTACCAAGGCTAACCAAGCAGATGGCCAGTCTGAATTTCTATCCATGA